A single window of Solanum dulcamara chromosome 5, daSolDulc1.2, whole genome shotgun sequence DNA harbors:
- the LOC129888459 gene encoding uncharacterized protein LOC129888459: MHRQSLGSPGSKIHLAHGVVIVGGRDDSAVVTAAESQKIMTKDQASPSSLSNNYDEEDEQVRKSIKALNKSLSRAEKYIHLIPVLTFLCFFILYLFSHSPSDKDLAQFHGFEGFAKRIESANIDELQRVLEIEKPDVLAIRSVRNLQEIDRQDTNHRLHRKLAEF; encoded by the exons ATGCATAGGCAATCACTCGGTTCACCGGGATCGAAGATTCACCTCGCACATGGAGTCGTCATCGTCGGCGGCAGGGACGACTCCGCCGTCGTCACGGCGGCAGAGTCTCAGAAGATAATGACGAAGGATCAAGCATCTCCGTCGTCACTCTCTAACAACTacgatgaagaagatgaacaagTTCGCAAGTCAATCAAAGCTCTTAACAAGTCATTGTCCAGAGCTGAGAAGTACATTCATCTCATTCCTGTTCTCACCTTTCTCTGCTTCTTCATCCTCTATCTCTTCTCTCATAGTCCGTCTGATAAAG aTTTAGCTCAATTTCATGGATTTGAAGGTTTCGCCAAGCGTATAG AATCAGCAAATATTGACGAGTTGCAGAGAGTATTAGAAATTGAAAAACCCGATGTTTTAGCGATCCGAAGCGTAAGGAACTTGCAAGAGATTGATAGACAGGATACAAATCATCGGCTCCACCGGAAACTCGCCGAGTTTTAA